The Bacteroidales bacterium genome includes the window TTGCAACTTATACCTATGTATGCAAGATACAAGGATTGTGTGATGAACCGGAGATTATCGAATTCATGGCGGTGACCCAGGAGGGTATCATCGCCGATGAAGCAATACCTGAGCCTTCCGAGCAGGAAAATGCAACAATTCCGAAAAACCTGGTCATATACTTTGCATTTGATAAATCTGATTTCATTCCTGATTCACAGACAGGCAATTATATTCTAAAGTCGAAAGCATATCTGGATCAAAACTTACAAGCCAGACTCCGGATAACAGGCCACACTGATGCAGTTGGATCTGATGCCTATAACCAGGCGCTGGGGCATCGGCGTGCACAAAGTGTTTTGCACTATTTTGAAAGTGAGGGCATGACTGCAAGGAATAGCCAAATTGAATCAAAGGGCGAGAAAGAGCCTGCAGACGATAACGATACAGCTGCCGGAAGAGCAAATAACAGAAGAACCGTTGTAACCATAATAAAATAAAATCATGAACACTTTAATCTTTCTTTTAGCGCAAACAAAAGGTATGGCCATCATTGAAATTCTCGCTTTATTGCTGGTTGCTGCCATTATCGCTTATATCACTTCATGGCTTTACCATAAGTCAATCTTTGCTAAGGCCATCAAGGCCAATGAATCCGAAAGGGATGAATTGAAAAAGCAAATCGCTAATCTTACTGCAGAAAAAAATATTTTGTTTAAGGAGCTTCATGAGCTTAAAGCCATTCCATCACAGACTGTTACTGAAGATGAGGCCCTGGTTCATATTGCTCAGAGTAAACAACAGCTTGATTATAAAAGTTTTGGAACAGCCGATGAGACAGATAAAGATGACCTGAGAATGATCAGCGGCATTGGTCCATTTATTGAGGAAAGACTTCACGCCCTTGATATATATACTTTTAGACAGATCAGTAAATTCTCAGCCCGGGATATCGCTATGATCAGTGACACGATTCTGTACTTCTCAGGCAGGATTGAAAGAGACGAATGGGTTGCACAGGCCGGAGAACTGGTGCGTAGTGAAAAACAGAGAATGGAGTTCCTGAAGCGGATAAAGGCCAGAAAGAATCGTATCTACTATGATAGAATAGGAATCGCCAAAAAAGAAGAAACGGATGACTTAACCATCATCAGCGGCATTGGTGGATGGATCAGGGAAAAACTCCATGCACTGGATATCTATACCTTCCGTCAGATTGCTAATTTTAATGAAGAGGATGTTCATATCCTTACTGAGGCCATTGAATACTTCCCCGGCAGGATTGACAGAGATGAATGGATACTTCAGGCCAAGGAGCTTGTTCGAATCGCAGGCAATAAGTCTGAACTTCTCCAGCGAATCAGGGAAAGAAAGGACAGGATATATTTCGACAGGGTCGGGATTGCCAAAAAATTCGAGGCGAACAATTTAACCCTGATTTATGGAATTGGCCTATGGATTGAAGAAAGGCTCAACATGCTGGAGATATATACTTTTGATCAGATCAGTAAGCTCTCGCCCGAAGATGTGACTACCATCTCTGAGATCCTGGAGATTGACCCGGGTCGAATCGAGAGGGACAAGTGGGTCAGCCAGGCACAAAAACTTGCAAAAATTAAACAGCAAAAGATACTTGCCTAGGTAGTAATCTTTTTGCTAATCAGGTGGATTTACCACCATCCCCGGCGACTGTTTAATAAATCCAGAATGATCAGGATTACACCGATGATAATGAGCGCATGAAGGACCGGTGCCGATAAATGAAGCGCAAAAACCCCTAACAGCCAAAGAACTATTAGAATGAGTCCAATGATCAATAATAATCTAGCCATAACTTCAAATTTTAAATATGAATACTCTTTTTGTTTGTCACTGATTCTGCCCTCGGGCTTGTTTTAGCTTCAAAACTGTCAGGTTTAAAACCGTAAGTTTCGCTGATGATGCTGTATTTTCTCCGCCATATCCGTTTTGAAAGTACTTGATAGATTCCGGCAGTTTCAATAGGTCTTGGCAAATACTTCTTATTGCCGTCCTCGTAAGCAAAAGCCCAGAGCTCGCCTGCTGATATTTTTCCCGAATACCACAGCTTAATAACTGCTTTACCTGTTTCTTCATGCCTGATGTGTCTGGTGTATACTCCATGGGGGTGATGGGAAATGATCAGGTCCTTCATCCAGGTCCCCCATGATCCCCTCCAATCTGAGCACCCCTAAGGCCCGGAAAAATCTCGATGAATGGTCCTCATCACTTCCCCCGCAAAGACAGGCGATAAGACACTGCCAGGAAGGATGGCTCAGCACAGTTCCGCCGGCCCATAAAGTATCATCGTCAGGGTGCGCGACGACGAGGAGTACTTTTTTTGAGTTTGGATTTTTCGGTAACAATGGTACAGAGTTTTTTCACTTCCGTTCTTCAACACCCGGATATATATTCGGATTTTTAAAAGACTTTTCGTCCTTGATTAACCGAACATTAAAGCAAGTAATGCTATTACCAGAAGAATGTGACATCATAAAGGTAATCCTCCCGGTCTGTGAATGTATTACACAATTCAGGATAAGAATTACATCATTCACAGGTTTTCCAGGAAAACTCTCTGATCAAGCTCATTGAGTGACAAATGCATGAATGACTGTCAGGAGTCTTTGAGCTCTTTCAATAGCTCTTTTAAATGGATGGTCGCATAGGTAGAAGCAAAATCGGACATGGCATAGGGGATAATCAGATGCTCGTTATGAATCATTGATCCGCAGGAATATACCACATTTGGAACATACCCCTCTCTTTCTTTTGCATTGGGCATCAAAAGAGGGTTCTTCAATCTCCCGATCTCTTTTTCGGGATGGTGAATATCGAATAAGGAGGCCCCCAGTACATATTCCCGCATTGGGCCAACTCCATGGGTGATGACCAGCCAGCCATCCTCTGTTTCAATGGGTGAGCCTCCATTCCCTATTTGAACGAATTCCCAGGGGAATTTGGGTTGCTGCAATAATCTTGCCTCACGCCAGATGTTCAAATTATCCGAAAAAGCAATATAATTGTTATAACCATCCAGACGACAAAGCATGACATATTTACCCTTAATCTTCCGGGGGAATAATGCCATTCCTTTGTTAATTGAAATCTCCCCGTGCAAAGGGGAAACCTTAAAATGGTAAAAATCGCTTGTTTCAAGCAACTTTGGCAAGATGGTGCTACCGTCATAGGCTGTGTACGTGGCATAATATTTACATTCGCCGTTGTCGTCAATGAACTTCACAAAACGGGCATCTTCAATACCATTCCTTTCATTTACAGATACCGGGAATATGACTCTTTCGGATATATTGGTATCCAAGGAAAACTCAAGCTCATAATGTGATGAGGCCAACCAGATAATCTGACTAAATAATATCTCCTTATCGGAGGCGAGGTGAAGCGTTTTCCTGGTTTTTTGTATACAGTCGTACAGCTCTCTGTAAGTAAACTCTTCATTTAACTTATCCAGGATCAGGGCAGGTGGAATTATTCCACCTGTGCCCAGCATTTCATCCAGTTTATGAGCAAAGGACTCTTTCTGATAAACGTGGCGTCGTGTATGTTCTGCCTCTTCCAGCATTTTACCGGTGGGTTCCAGGCTCAGGTTGCAATCCTTATCCAACACTCCGGTCCTGAATACAATGGAGGATATATGCCCCTCTCCTGTGGCCCTGAAACTCAATATGATCCTCATCTGACCCGGACCGGTCTCTTTCTGGTCCGGATGTTCCATGATGGAGGGATTAAAGAAAGCTGCAGATTCTATAGAATATTCCATGGTAAAATAGGAACCAATAAGTATCCTTTTGGAATAGTCAATTGAATTTGGATCCATGTTCATCCCCAAAATCAGATGGGCAATCTTATTAAAATGCTTTTCAAATATTTTGGAAATGTTCCTGTGACGCATGGAATAATCCCTCAGAGTTTGCTTTAATGTAAGCAAAGCATCCTCTTCAGACATTCCCATAACAGAACGAATAATCTCTGAAGCCCTGTGGTTTTCTGTAAACAGAAAACGAGCAATGATTCTGCTTGGATCGGGGTAAAATATGGTCTCTTTTCTGTTTACGATAACCTGCATTTCTGAAAGCTTTATTTGTCAAAGGTAATTCCAAAAGTCAAATATGATGATTTACAAGGCATTATTTACTACGAGATATTCAGATACTTAAACAAGTAGCCTCCTACACTGAAAAAATGCTTTATTGCATAAGGAATAGCAGTTTTCTGAATGAGTGGTTTTAAATTGCAATGTAACTTAACTCAACCCATGATTTTTGTCTATCGAGATTCCTGCATTGATCACTTTGAGAGAATGTTCAGGCAAAGGATGCGGTATTAAAAGACGCTTTAAAAAACATATGTTTGATAGAACTGTGAATATATTTGTCACGTTTTTACCGGTTAATACGTGACATTTTATATATTTATATTGAAAATGATAAACAATGAAAGTTTCTGATTTAGTTGCAAATAAGATCAATAGGTTTAAAAACGGGTATGTTTTCACCTATGATAAATTTAACGTGCCTGTAAATAAGGTAGATGCATTAAAAAAAGCACTGAGCAGGCTGGTGGCAGCAGGTAAAATTGTGAGATTATCCAAGGGACAATTCTATAAACCTGAGAAAACAGAATTTGGAATACTACAGCCACCGGAATACCAAATCGTGAAAGACCTGCTTGAGGAAAAGAACAAAATCGTCGGATACATAACCGGTGTTAGTATTTTCAATAAGCTTGGCTTAACAACACAAGTATCTAACACAATACAGGTAGGGACCAACATTGAACGAAAGCCGAGAAAAAGGGGTAAATACAATATTCGTTTCCTCCGTCAAAAGAACACCATCACAAAAGAAAATACTTATATGCTTCAGGTATTGGATGCTGTAAGGTTTATCAAACGAATACCGGATACAGATGTAAATGAATCCTGCAGAAGAATCATTTCCATTTTCAAGGATTTTTCGCAGGAAGAAAGAATTGCTATTGCGAAATACGCACTAAAATATAATCCTGGATCCAAGGCTCTGACAGGTGCAATTCTCGACCATATATCAAAGGACAGCATCACTGATCAGTTATATAAATCAATAAATCCAGTAACAGATTTCGATCTTAAAATAAGTATTGATGCTTTACCAACAAAGCAGAAATGGAGGATCTTATGAACCTGCATGATAACAGTGGCGTATTCGAAGATGCCATAAGGGCAGCCAGCGATCACCTTGATATGAGAAGCATCTTTGTGGAAAAGGATTATTGGGTCACCTTCCTTCTTTCCAGATTATCAAAATCTGCACATTCACACGAAGTTGTTTTTTAAGGCGGGACATCATTGTCCAAAATACATAAGCCGATTGCCAGGTTCTCTGAAGATGTTGATCTTGCAATACTGAGATCAGAAGACCGGACTGCCACTCAAGTCAGGAATTTAATCCGTAAAGTGGAGAAGGAGCTGGTTAAGGGATTCGATGAGGTTAACCTTGAGGGAATTACAAGCGAACAAACCCGATACAGAAAAACGGCTTATGATTACAAAAGGACAATTGCTTCAGAATCCGTTTCAGGTATACAGGAACTAATGATTCTGGAAATCAATTCTTTCGCGAATCCGGTTCCATTCAAACGGATGCCTGTGAGTTCACTGATTGAACAGTTTCTTCACGAAAAAAATCAACATGAAACAATAGAAAAATATGGCCTTCAACCATTTGAATTTAATGTCCTGGTGCCGGAATCAACTCTTATTGAGAAGATATTATCCCTGATAAGATTGTCGTTCTTTGAAGATGGGATCGATAAGTTAAGGAATAAGGTGAGACATTTCTATGATCTATACTTCCTATCAACCTCTCATGCTTATTGGGATTATTTACATGCCAAAGATTTCCATGAACATTTCACCCGGATGTTTGAGGAGGATAAAACTAAGTTTGAGGATCCTGAGATATGGCTGACATCATCCTACACCAATTCTCCAATACTCACCTCTTTTGATGAAATCTGGGATGAAGTAAAAGGTACATATAATACAGATTTCAGATTACTTGTGCATGGTGATTTTCCTGAGGATGAACTGATTGCTGATCAGTTCCGAAAGATCATTCAAATCTTATTATCATAGAAGGAGAAAAACCATAACACTCCGTGTTTTTTACTTTCCCAATGGCTTACAAAAGCAAGCTTTTGACACCACCGAAAAAGCAAAAACCACCCCGCCTGCGGCGAGATGGTTTTTCTCTTTTGTCGGGGTAGCGGGATTTGAACCCACGACCTCGTCGTCCCGAACGACGCGCGCTACCGGGCTGCGCTATACCCCGAATTGGATGGCAAAATTAATAAACTTTAAGAACTTTTAAAGTGTTCCTTGCACTCACTCATTAACTTCTCGGCATTCACAGGCACCACTCCGGCCTTTTCACAGACCTGTCCGCCGGCCAGATTGGAAACGGCTGCCACTTCAGCGGGAGGCAAGCCTGCGATCAGGCAAAGGGCAGCCAAGGCAATGACTGTATCACCGGCGCCGGAAACATCTGTAATCTTTCTTTTAATGGCTGGTATATGCACATATTCCCCAACTCCGGAGCTCAGTACGCCCTGGTCACTCAGAGTCACCAGCATGTTCTCGATCTGCTGCTGTTTCTGAAACTTCTGCATGGAACCGGCCAGATTCTCTATCTCATTCTTACTGATATCCAGCTTAAGCCCTTTCGCCAGCTCTTTGAAGTTGGGCTTAAACAGCTTCACCTTTTTATAGAGATCAAAACTCCTGAATTTGGGATCCACCAGGACGGGTACTGCCACTCTTTCAGAGGCACTGATCACCTCCGAAATCACCCTGGGAGTCAAAACTCCCTTATCATAGTCCTGCATAATAATGGCATCGATCCCTCCGCTTTCCAGAAGACTGGAAATCAGTTCCAGGAACTCCTCCTGTACCCTCTTATTCAGGAAGATATCCATCTCCTCATCCACCCTCAGCAGGTGCTGGTTACCACTGATGATCCTGGTTTTCTGGGTGGTTACGCGGTGCCCGTCCACCACCAGGCCAATATCAGAAAGCAGCTGCTCCTCCATCAACTCGAGGATCAGCTTGCCCCGGTCGTCATCGCCAATCACGGAACAGAGGATGGGAACTGCTCCCATGGCTTTCACATTCAGTGCCACATTGGCCGCTCCCCCAAGTCGATTCTCTTCAATAACACCAGAAACAATAGGCACCGGGGCCTCGGGTGATACACGAGCCACACTCCCCCATAAATAGGTATCGATCATGACATCGCCGATGATCAATATTTTCTGATTGGAGAACTTGTCAAATACGGACTTGAAATCGGTGGACTCGAACATGGTTTCTATAAATCTGCGCAAAGATAAACTTTTATACTCAATAGGGATCCACATCCACAGAGATCCGGACCGATCGATATACTTCGTTCCCGGAAAGTCCGCTCAAAACCTCCTTCAGTAGCTCCCTGGCCCTTTCATAGGAAGCCTCTCTCTCGATCTTCAGCAGGATCTGCTTGTGAAAAGTATTATGGGTCTTCCTCACCGGGGGATATT containing:
- a CDS encoding OmpA family protein translates to MKILVIGFLTFIAWSSIATYTYVCKIQGLCDEPEIIEFMAVTQEGIIADEAIPEPSEQENATIPKNLVIYFAFDKSDFIPDSQTGNYILKSKAYLDQNLQARLRITGHTDAVGSDAYNQALGHRRAQSVLHYFESEGMTARNSQIESKGEKEPADDNDTAAGRANNRRTVVTIIK
- a CDS encoding glycoside hydrolase family 130 protein produces the protein MQVIVNRKETIFYPDPSRIIARFLFTENHRASEIIRSVMGMSEEDALLTLKQTLRDYSMRHRNISKIFEKHFNKIAHLILGMNMDPNSIDYSKRILIGSYFTMEYSIESAAFFNPSIMEHPDQKETGPGQMRIILSFRATGEGHISSIVFRTGVLDKDCNLSLEPTGKMLEEAEHTRRHVYQKESFAHKLDEMLGTGGIIPPALILDKLNEEFTYRELYDCIQKTRKTLHLASDKEILFSQIIWLASSHYELEFSLDTNISERVIFPVSVNERNGIEDARFVKFIDDNGECKYYATYTAYDGSTILPKLLETSDFYHFKVSPLHGEISINKGMALFPRKIKGKYVMLCRLDGYNNYIAFSDNLNIWREARLLQQPKFPWEFVQIGNGGSPIETEDGWLVITHGVGPMREYVLGASLFDIHHPEKEIGRLKNPLLMPNAKEREGYVPNVVYSCGSMIHNEHLIIPYAMSDFASTYATIHLKELLKELKDS
- a CDS encoding bifunctional ADP-heptose synthase; this translates as MRRFIETMFESTDFKSVFDKFSNQKILIIGDVMIDTYLWGSVARVSPEAPVPIVSGVIEENRLGGAANVALNVKAMGAVPILCSVIGDDDRGKLILELMEEQLLSDIGLVVDGHRVTTQKTRIISGNQHLLRVDEEMDIFLNKRVQEEFLELISSLLESGGIDAIIMQDYDKGVLTPRVISEVISASERVAVPVLVDPKFRSFDLYKKVKLFKPNFKELAKGLKLDISKNEIENLAGSMQKFQKQQQIENMLVTLSDQGVLSSGVGEYVHIPAIKRKITDVSGAGDTVIALAALCLIAGLPPAEVAAVSNLAGGQVCEKAGVVPVNAEKLMSECKEHFKSS
- a CDS encoding DUF6088 family protein; translation: MKVSDLVANKINRFKNGYVFTYDKFNVPVNKVDALKKALSRLVAAGKIVRLSKGQFYKPEKTEFGILQPPEYQIVKDLLEEKNKIVGYITGVSIFNKLGLTTQVSNTIQVGTNIERKPRKRGKYNIRFLRQKNTITKENTYMLQVLDAVRFIKRIPDTDVNESCRRIISIFKDFSQEERIAIAKYALKYNPGSKALTGAILDHISKDSITDQLYKSINPVTDFDLKISIDALPTKQKWRIL
- a CDS encoding nucleotidyl transferase AbiEii/AbiGii toxin family protein produces the protein MSKIHKPIARFSEDVDLAILRSEDRTATQVRNLIRKVEKELVKGFDEVNLEGITSEQTRYRKTAYDYKRTIASESVSGIQELMILEINSFANPVPFKRMPVSSLIEQFLHEKNQHETIEKYGLQPFEFNVLVPESTLIEKILSLIRLSFFEDGIDKLRNKVRHFYDLYFLSTSHAYWDYLHAKDFHEHFTRMFEEDKTKFEDPEIWLTSSYTNSPILTSFDEIWDEVKGTYNTDFRLLVHGDFPEDELIADQFRKIIQILLS